The following nucleotide sequence is from Methylocystis iwaonis.
CGATCGCATCTCCACCAAATCCGGCCCGCTCGTGGTCGCTGGCGCTTACGTCCGAACGCCGGAGACGATGACGCCGCGAGACGTAGAAGCCGCTTTGGCGGAGAAACGCAAAATCGTCATTTCGTCCGAGAGGGAGCGGAACGCTGCCGAGATGCTCGTCGAACTGCGCCCGCTTCGACAAGGCGAAAGCCATTTCTATCAGCTCAGCCTCTCGGACGAGAAGAAAACGCTCGTGATGGAGGAAGCCGGTCGAGAGCGCGTCACATTGAAACTTTGCGAGTGAGAGCCCCCCATCCGCCACGCAGCTTCATGCCTTGTCGCCGCGCTTGTCGCAGCTAACGTCCCCGGCCGCGAGGCGCATGACGCCGACGACAAAGGGACATAGAAAAAGCGCTCGTCGCGATATCACCTGTGTCTCCCAACTGTTTTTTCCACTTGTGGCGCTGCTTCATGCGCAGCTTTATCGACAACGGAACAATCGCGAGACCGGCGATGGATCGGGCCGCACCCTCCGCCATTCGAGATCGGCGCCATCGGATGAAAGCGTAAACTCCTCCGTAGAATCCCATTCTCCTTCGCCACCCGAATTTCGAGCGTTGATAAAAATCGTACGGCGCGAGCTCCCCTTAGGGAGGACCCCGAGAGCGATCATTTCCCCTTCCGCCTGATGCAGACCTTCGGAATCGATTGCGAGGATGGCGGTCGATTCTCCTGCGGTGCAATCATGCGCCGAATAGGCCCATTTTCCGCGATATTGCAGCGGAATCTCATGCAACGGGCGCGGCGTCTCCGCAGCTTCAATTCCCTCGCGCGGGGCCCCGTCCAAGATTCCGACAGGAATCCGCGACCGTCCGTTGCTCTTGTCGCGGTAGACGTCCGCCAGCCGCGACGGATTGCCGTCGACGATAGCCGTGCTCGTTTCCTTGTTCATCGTCAACGTGGCGCCTGCGTTGAAGTGGTCTTGCAGGAGAATAGCGACCGCGTCGAACAAGGCCTCGCCCTTGCTGCTCACTTTGTCCTCCGGTGCGATTTGCGCGCTGTATTCGGTCAAATAGTCCAAAGCTGCTTCATCGCGGCCGCCGAGTCCGGCAAAGCCCGGTGCGGACGGCCAAAAGCAATATGAACAGGCTACAAAGCCGACCGTGGCGATTTGTCGCCATCGTCTTCGAGACATCGCCAGTCCTCGCGCAAGCCGTCCTATCCGTGGATATTCCCAGCGCTACATGCCATCAACATACACGACGTACCGGTTCGCTTTTACGCTCAACTTCGACCCGGACCGACGATAGCTTCGACAGGAAAGCAAAATCAGACATGAGTGGATAATGCCCGCCTTCTCTTCAACCTTCGCCCGCCTTTTGGTCGCTCTGGCGTTGCCTCAAATCCTGTCTGCCGGACCGGCATGGGGCGGCGCCGAAAATCCAATTGCCGAACTCGAACAGCATGAACTCGAACAGGCGACGCTCGCGTGCCAGTCCCGGAGTTATAAAGAGCTGTTCTGGGCAATGATCCGATCGGCAGCGGTGCGAAAGAAATACGCCGCGCCTCAGATCGATTATGCAGAGCGCGGCGAAAACAGCGAGACGAGGAAGAGCGCGATTCCGAAAGAGAGTTACGACAAATTTCCCATCCAGACGTTCGATTTCTTTTGGAAATCGGCCGTTCCGGCGAAGCCCGGCGACAAAGATGAATATGTGATGATGGAGTTCAATCAGAGCCAGAGCAATCAAATTTCCGTCGACTGGACGCGCGTGCATTACCGCGGACCGTACGTGGGCGAGGAGAGTTTGGGGACGGCGTATGATCTCGACGGCAAACCTTACCGTCCGGGAAGGCGAGTCGATGGCCGATTGCTTCTTGACCCGACCAAAGATTGCTGGGAACTCGTCGCGGATATTCGTTACAGCAGGCGCTGATGGTCGCAAGCAAGGGCGAAGAGGTTGTCGCAAGCTCGTAGCGAGACTGCGGAAATCCGGTGAGCGGCGATTTTCAGGGATTATCGACCATTTTGACGCCCGAAGCAGAGCGCGAGAAATCCATCCTGGCGGCCTCTTCAGGCCGAGTTTTACCAGCATCGCTCACGGCCGATGTGCAAGAAACCGTGTGAAGGACAAATAAGGCGTTGCGCCCGGAGATGCTGAATTTCAGTCCTCGAGGTTGGAACCGTCCATCATGCGCCCCGCCTTGCAAATTATTCCGGATTATGTCGTCGATCCGAATTCGGTTGCCGATAACTTGTCAGTTGAAGGAGGAGGGAACGCTGCAGGCCGCATACTGGATACGGCAGTTCTTGGTCGCTTCCGAGCAACTGCGCTGCGCGAGCTTGCTCGCCTTCTCCATCGTGTCGGCATAAGCGATAGCGACTTCCCGATTGTCACCGGAGGCGTAGGCGGCGCACCGGTTGCGGTAGGTCAGCCGGATCTTGCATTCGCCCGCACCACCGCTTTCCTCGCACTGGCGGAGAGCCCCCGAGATCGCGGCGTTTTCGTCCGGACGTCCACGGCTCGCGCCGAAACCATTGCCGCCGAGGGCTATGGCGCCCCAGAGATTTTCCTCTGCGCCTGCCGGCGCAATTTGTGCCGTTATCCCGGTCACCAAAATGAATGCAGACAGTCTCATGCGCTTAGCTTGATTGCAAACCGATGCTTCACGCAATCGTCTGGGATGTACTGGTTCCTCATGGAGGAGGAGACTTCCGCCAGCGCTTGGTCCCGTATTTCATCTGTTCTTTCGGCGCGTGGCCCAGCGATAAGCTGGATAGCTCAAGGTCAGGAGCAGATAGACAAACATGATCTTCACCGCGCTCGATCGGCTACGGCAGGTGAGGACTCTGATGGTCGCTATGTCGCCGTAATCATGGCCGCGTGGCGTCTGATAGGGGTCAATCGTACCCAGCAGGCAATCGGCGACCGTAAAGGGAGGGTCGTTTCCATCTACCGGTTCAACGACCGTCTCTGGGTCGGTCCAGGTCCCCGGCGTCCAGCCTCTCATGTCGGAACGCAGGAATAGGATGCCTATAACCAGCACAAAGCCGATAACAGAGAGTCCGATCCATGTTTTCATGACGTAGCCCCCCGCTCCGGGATCATTCGACGCCAAAGATGACGGGACCTGCGCGGTCACGAGCGCCGGCCGCGCCTTCCTCAGATGATGGGGATGACGATGTAATTATGGGCTGGATCGGGGCGTGACCCTCAGAAGCTTTCGGCCGGCTTTTAGATGCGAGGCCGCCGAGTTATCACCATTCCTTCGGAGTTCCGTTAATCAGCTCCTCAACGATCTCGATGGGGCATTCGATTCCGCTCAATCTAGCGATCTTGAGGTAATTGGCCTGCTGTTGGGCGCTCTCGCAGGTCGACCGAGGAATGTTCCGCCCTTTGTTAATCTGATAGGTATGCTCTCCCGACGGCCACCGATAGACGGTGACATAGGCGAGCGTCGTAGCGGAACTACCATCGCCTCTGTGGGGGCATTCGGATTCATGCCCTGGCATCACTCTCGCCAGACATTCCCTTGCCGCGGCGGTGAAGGCGTCGTCGCTCGTCGGTTGGTTAACCACGGCGACATAGGCATCCTTGCTGTTCTTTCCGGCTTCCTTGCCCTTCCGGTTGGTAAAAGTCACGACCATACCCCATCCAGGAGTGAGATTCTCAGGCCATGGCGCAGGGGGGATCACCAAGCCGCGCCCGTCGGCAGAGCGGTAATCGCTGTCCGGTTGCGCATCAGCCGCGCACATCGGTACGGAACTGACCCCTTGTCCTTCCTGTCTCAATCCGACCATCCTCTCGCCCGGGCTAGGTCCTGCCGGGCAGGGATAGACCTGGGCCTGCGCGGGGCGAGGCGTTAATTCGAGCCATGTCGCGCCAAGCAGTAATGATGTGCGCCATGCAAATCGCAACACACTGCTTACCAGTGTCGCCAAGATGGTCTCCTCCGTCCGTCGCCGTGCAGCAAATGCTTACCAAGAGCCCGATCTTTCCTGTACATCGAATGTGTACCGGTGCATCGGAGCGGCTCGATCCACGCCGTAGGAAATCGAATGGCGATGCGCCCAAGACCGACCACGCCATCGGCGTGGCGATCCTGCGAATGTGCGGTACGCGCTCCTCTACGAGGGCGCGGGCCTTCATGATATCGCCGGCCTCGTCGACATGGTTTACCCAGACGAGCTTGTTCAACAGTCGTTTCAGCCGGCGCCGGGCAGCGGGTCAGCAGTGACAACAAGAACCGACAGTTCGGTCATTCCGTCCTCCACGGCATATCGAGCGTTGCCCGATAGATGCCCGGTGCGGCAAGACCGGCCGAAAATCGCCCGTCATCCCGAAACCGCGCTCGAAGGCGTTCGGCCACATTCTTCAGCCCAAGCCCCGTGCCGGCGGGCTTTGGCCTAACCGTTTCCATCGGCATGTCGTTCTCGACGATCACCAGCAACCGGTTCGTCTCACGACGGGCGGAAAGCGAAATACTGACCTCGCCCGACATCGCGCCAACGCCATGCTTGATTGCGTTTTCAATCAGAGGCTGGAGGATCAGACTGGGCACCAGAGCGTGACGCACATCATCCGGCCTATCGATATGGAAGGTCATCCGATCCGAGAAACGCTCATGCTCTATCTCCAGATACTCCTCCTGCAATCTCAGTTCCTCGGACAATCGGACATCGTGGAACGGGTCCAGCGTCAGCGTTGTGCGCAGGAACGTCGACAGCGACAGCACCATCCGCTCGGCGCGTGTCGCGGAGCCTTCTTCAATCAGTCCCCCGATCGAGTTGAGCGTATTGAAGAGGAAATGCGGGTTTACCTGATAGCGCAGCGCCCTCATTTGTGCGGAAAGGGCGTCTTCCCGAACCACAGCTAATCGGCGCTCGCGATCCCTAACATCGAAGCTGTACAGAAGCGTCAGGAACACGCTGGACCAGCCAAAGAACGCTGCCCAGCAGATGAACAAGTCGTTAATATTATTGGAAATGGAAAAATCCAAATTGTCCTCAGTGAAGAGAATCCGGCATAATTCGCGAGTGAGGAAAAAATCTGTGATAGAAACGAGCGCAGATATCAAGAAGCAGGTGATGATGTTATAAATCATCGTTGCTCCGCGAAAATGCCAGACTGCAATCGACATCATTGAAAATGACAGAACTCCGGACACAAGAACGACAATACCGGAGTGCCCAACGAAGCCTTCAAAACCAT
It contains:
- a CDS encoding DUF4189 domain-containing protein produces the protein MRLSAFILVTGITAQIAPAGAEENLWGAIALGGNGFGASRGRPDENAAISGALRQCEESGGAGECKIRLTYRNRCAAYASGDNREVAIAYADTMEKASKLAQRSCSEATKNCRIQYAACSVPSSFN
- a CDS encoding sensor histidine kinase, with the translated sequence MKEGMPTRKSLFGEAFKLGITYLFLTALLYGVSAFFSGSRQSENGFEGFVGHSGIVVLVSGVLSFSMMSIAVWHFRGATMIYNIITCFLISALVSITDFFLTRELCRILFTEDNLDFSISNNINDLFICWAAFFGWSSVFLTLLYSFDVRDRERRLAVVREDALSAQMRALRYQVNPHFLFNTLNSIGGLIEEGSATRAERMVLSLSTFLRTTLTLDPFHDVRLSEELRLQEEYLEIEHERFSDRMTFHIDRPDDVRHALVPSLILQPLIENAIKHGVGAMSGEVSISLSARRETNRLLVIVENDMPMETVRPKPAGTGLGLKNVAERLRARFRDDGRFSAGLAAPGIYRATLDMPWRTE